CTCGATCACGATGGCATCGGCCCTGCGGAGGATCTCGAGCCGATCTCTGGTGACTTCCCCGAGCACGCGCACGGCAAGACCCGGGCCCGGAAAGGGCTGGCGAAAGAGTATCTCATCGGGAATCTGCAGCTCCTTCCCTGCCAGCCGGACCTCGTCCTTGAAGAGTTCCCGCAGGGGTTCGATCAGCTTGAGTTTCATCCGTTCAGGGAGGCCGCCCACGTTGTGGTGGCTCTTGATGGTGGCCGAGGGACCTTTGAAGGAGACGCTCTCGATTACGTCCGGATAGAGGGTCCCCTGCGCCAGGCAATCAACCTTGCCGAGTTTGCCTGCCTCTTCTTCAAAGACCCGGATGAACTCGTTCCCGATGATCTTGCGCTTCTTCTCAGGATCGGTGACCCCGGCCAGTTTTTTAAGGAACCTCTCTGCGGTATCCACAAAGACCAGAGGGATGCGGAACTCGTCACGGAACGTCTTGACCACTTTTTCAGCCTCGTTCAGCCTAAGCAGTCCGTTGTCCACAAAGATGCAGGTCAGGCGGTCTCCGATGGCCCTGTGGAGCAGCACGGCGGCAACCGAGGAATCCACTCCACCGGATAAGGCGCAGATCACCCGGTCTTCTCCCACACGGGCCCGGATATCGGATACAGCCTGCTCCACAAAGGAGTGCATGGTCCAATTGGGCCCGCACCCGCAGATCCGGTAGGCGAAGTTCTTGAGGATTTCCATACCCTGCGGGGTATGGGCCACTTCGGGATGGAACTGCAGGGCATAATAACCCTGTCCTGGATCGGCCATCGCGGCCACCGGGGAGTTTTCCGTGCCGGCTATAGGGGAGAATCCCTGTGGCGGTGTATCAATACGGTCGCCGTGGCTCATCCAGACCCGGAGGCGTTTCCCCAAGCCGGAGAACAGTTCCGATTCAGCGAGCAGGTCCAGGTCCGCCGCGCCGTATTCACGGTGTGCTGCCGGAGCGACCCTGCCGCCCAGCATCTGCGTCATCAACTGCATGCCGTAGCAGATGCCGAGAATGGGGATGCCCATAGAGAAGATTCCCAGATCAGGGAACGGCGCCCCGGGATCTGATACGCTCGAGGGGCCGCCCGAGAGAATCAGGCCCGAAGGCCGAAAGGCCTGGATCCCCTTCAGGGGTTCGGAAAAAGGCCGAATCTCGGAGTAGACCTTGAGCTCTCGGATACGGCGGGCGAT
This is a stretch of genomic DNA from Nitrospirae bacterium CG2_30_53_67. It encodes these proteins:
- a CDS encoding glutamine-hydrolyzing GMP synthase; translated protein: MSIQQKKILILDFGSQYTQLIARRIRELKVYSEIRPFSEPLKGIQAFRPSGLILSGGPSSVSDPGAPFPDLGIFSMGIPILGICYGMQLMTQMLGGRVAPAAHREYGAADLDLLAESELFSGLGKRLRVWMSHGDRIDTPPQGFSPIAGTENSPVAAMADPGQGYYALQFHPEVAHTPQGMEILKNFAYRICGCGPNWTMHSFVEQAVSDIRARVGEDRVICALSGGVDSSVAAVLLHRAIGDRLTCIFVDNGLLRLNEAEKVVKTFRDEFRIPLVFVDTAERFLKKLAGVTDPEKKRKIIGNEFIRVFEEEAGKLGKVDCLAQGTLYPDVIESVSFKGPSATIKSHHNVGGLPERMKLKLIEPLRELFKDEVRLAGKELQIPDEILFRQPFPGPGLAVRVLGEVTRDRLEILRRADAIVIEEVKAAGLYRQIWQSFAVLLPIRTVGVMGDERTYEHVIAVRAVTSQDGMTADWVQLPYDLLGRISNRIINEVKGVNRVAYDISSKPPSTIEWE